A stretch of the Pseudomonas helvetica genome encodes the following:
- the ubiA gene encoding 4-hydroxybenzoate octaprenyltransferase, producing MYQSLLKSLNRVNPRAWDFIQLTRMDKPIGIYLLLWPTLWALWIAGKGSPSLANIVIFVLGVVLTRAGGCVINDWADRKVDGHVKRTEQRPLVSGKISSKEALVFFALLMGVSFLLVLCTNAATVWLSFGGLALAATYPFMKRYTYYPQVVLGAAFSWGMPMAFTAETGELPAIAWLLWIANLLWTVGYDTYYAMTDRDDDLRIGVKSTAILFGDADRVIILTLQGLALGCLLLAGSKFELGGWFHLGLLAAAACFAWEFWYTRDRDRLKCFRAFLHNHWAGLAIFVGIVLDYATR from the coding sequence ATGTACCAAAGTCTGCTCAAGTCATTGAATCGCGTGAATCCGCGCGCCTGGGACTTCATTCAGTTAACCCGCATGGACAAGCCCATCGGCATTTACCTGCTGTTGTGGCCAACGTTGTGGGCGCTGTGGATTGCCGGCAAAGGCTCGCCGTCATTGGCCAATATCGTGATTTTCGTCCTTGGCGTGGTGCTGACCCGCGCAGGTGGCTGCGTGATCAATGACTGGGCCGACCGGAAAGTCGACGGTCACGTGAAACGTACCGAACAGCGACCCTTGGTCAGCGGCAAGATCAGCTCCAAAGAAGCACTGGTGTTCTTCGCATTGCTGATGGGCGTGAGCTTCCTGCTGGTGCTCTGTACCAACGCAGCCACGGTCTGGCTGTCGTTTGGCGGTCTGGCGCTGGCCGCCACTTACCCGTTCATGAAGCGCTACACCTATTACCCGCAAGTGGTACTGGGCGCGGCGTTCTCCTGGGGCATGCCGATGGCGTTCACCGCCGAAACCGGTGAACTGCCGGCCATCGCCTGGTTGCTGTGGATTGCCAACCTGCTGTGGACCGTAGGCTACGACACCTATTACGCCATGACCGATCGCGACGACGATTTGAGGATTGGTGTGAAATCCACGGCGATTCTGTTTGGCGATGCCGATCGGGTGATCATTCTCACCCTGCAAGGCCTGGCCTTGGGGTGCTTGCTGCTGGCCGGATCGAAATTCGAGCTGGGCGGCTGGTTCCATCTCGGGCTGCTGGCTGCGGCCGCGTGCTTTGCCTGGGAGTTCTGGTACACCCGCGACAGGGACCGACTGAAGTGTTTCCGGGCCTTCCTGCATAACCATTGGGCCGGGTTGGCGATTTTCGTCGGGATCGTGCTGGACTACGCAACTCGCTGA
- the phoB gene encoding phosphate regulon transcriptional regulator PhoB: protein MVGRSILIVDDEAPIREMIAVALEMAGYDCLEAENSQQAHAIIVDRKPDLILLDWMLPGTSGIELARRLKRDELTGDIPIIMLTAKGEEDNKIQGLEVGADDYITKPFSPRELVARLKAVLRRAGPTDGEAPIEVGGLLLDPISHRVTIDGKPAEMGPTEYRLLQFFMTHQERAYTRGQLLDQVWGGNVYVEERTVDVHIRRLRKALGDAYENLVQTVRGTGYRFSTKA from the coding sequence ATGGTTGGCAGGAGCATTCTGATCGTCGACGACGAAGCGCCCATTCGCGAAATGATCGCCGTTGCGTTGGAAATGGCCGGCTATGACTGCCTGGAGGCCGAAAACTCCCAACAGGCCCACGCCATCATTGTCGACCGTAAACCGGACCTGATCCTGCTCGACTGGATGCTTCCCGGCACGTCAGGCATCGAGTTGGCCCGCCGTCTCAAGCGTGATGAGCTGACCGGGGACATCCCGATCATCATGCTGACCGCCAAGGGCGAAGAGGACAACAAGATCCAGGGCCTGGAAGTCGGCGCCGATGACTACATTACCAAGCCGTTTTCACCGCGCGAGTTGGTTGCGCGCCTGAAAGCCGTGCTGCGTCGTGCCGGCCCTACCGATGGCGAAGCACCGATCGAAGTCGGCGGCCTGCTGCTGGACCCGATCAGCCACCGCGTGACCATCGACGGCAAGCCCGCCGAGATGGGCCCGACCGAATACCGCTTGTTGCAGTTTTTCATGACCCATCAGGAACGCGCCTACACCCGCGGGCAATTGCTCGATCAGGTCTGGGGCGGCAATGTGTATGTCGAAGAGCGCACCGTCGACGTGCACATTCGTCGTTTGCGCAAAGCTCTCGGCGATGCCTACGAGAATCTGGTACAAACCGTGCGTGGCACCGGCTACCGGTTTTCTACCAAGGCCTGA